A stretch of the Microcebus murinus isolate Inina chromosome 6, M.murinus_Inina_mat1.0, whole genome shotgun sequence genome encodes the following:
- the SENP8 gene encoding sentrin-specific protease 8, whose amino-acid sequence MDPVVLSYMDSLLRQSDVSLLDPPNWLNDHIIGFAFEYFANSQFRDCSDHVCFISPEVTQFIKCTSNPAEIAMFLEPLDLPHKRVIFLAINDNSNHAAGGTHWSLLVYLQDKNSFCHYDSHSRSNSVHAKQVAEKLEVFLGREGDKLVFVEERAPAQQNSYDCGMYVICNTEALCHNFFRQQTESLLQLLTPPYITKKREEWKDLIDRLAKN is encoded by the coding sequence ATGGACCCTGTAGTCTTGAGTTACATGGACAGTCTACTGCGGCAATCAGATGTCTCACTATTGGATCCACCAAACTGGCTTAATGACCATATTATTGGATTTGCCTTTGAGTACTTTGCCAACAGTCAGTTTCGTGACTGTTCTGACCATGTCTGCTTCATCAGCCCTGAAGTCACCCAGTTCATCAAGTGCACTAGCAACCCAGCAGAGATCGCCATGTTCCTTGAGCCTCTGGACCTCCCCCACAAGAGAGTTATATTTTTAGCCATCAATGATAACTCCAACCATGCAGCTGGGGGAACCCACTGGAGTTTGTTGGTTTATCTCCAAGATAAAAATAGCTTTTGTCATTATGATTCCCATAGTAGGAGCAACTCAGTCCACGCAAAGCAGGTAGCAGAGAAACTGGAGGTTTTCTTAGGCAGAGAAGGAGACAAACTGGTCTTTGTGGAAGAGAGAGCCCCTGCTCAACAAAACAGCTATGACTGTGGGATGTACGTGATATGTAACACTGAGGCCTTGTGTCACAACTTCTTTAGGCAGCAGACAGAATCACTGCTGCAGCTACTTACCCCTCCATACATCacaaagaagagggaagaatggAAAGACCTCATTGACAGACTTGCTAAAAATTAG